The following coding sequences lie in one Pseudomonas sp. SL4(2022) genomic window:
- a CDS encoding flavodoxin — protein sequence MKIAILSGSVYGTAEEVARHAERLLKAAGHEAWHNPRASLADFQAFAPEAFLAVTSTTGMGELPDNLQPLYYAIRDHLPAWSGLPGGVIALGDSSYGDTFCGGGERVRELYAELGIREVQPMLRLDSSESVTPEADAEPWLADFIVALQG from the coding sequence ATGAAAATCGCCATTCTTTCCGGCTCGGTGTACGGCACTGCCGAGGAAGTTGCCCGCCACGCCGAGCGTCTGCTCAAGGCCGCCGGCCATGAGGCCTGGCACAACCCGCGCGCCAGTCTGGCGGATTTTCAGGCGTTTGCTCCTGAAGCCTTTCTGGCTGTGACCTCGACTACCGGCATGGGCGAATTGCCGGATAACCTGCAGCCGTTGTACTACGCCATCCGTGATCATCTGCCGGCGTGGAGCGGCCTGCCGGGTGGGGTGATTGCCCTCGGCGACTCCAGCTATGGCGATACCTTCTGCGGCGGCGGCGAGCGGGTGCGCGAGCTGTATGCCGAGCTGGGCATTCGTGAGGTGCAGCCGATGCTGCGCCTGGACAGCAGCGAAAGCGTGACCCCGGAAGCCGACGCCGAGCCTTGGCTGGCGGACTTTATCGTGGCGTTGCAAGGCTGA
- a CDS encoding MerR family transcriptional regulator: MSDLVGASSLVSSALKQEELFPIREVARLTGVNPVTLRAWERRYGLIQPTRTDSGHRLYSQAEIEAVRNILAWIERGVAVSKVGKILAKSAPIKAASSPIYEEVSAGEWGEWQTQLRRAISAFDELRLDRLYGQIFSSYPLPVVFQDILMPLWQELLLRQDEYGQASEWLFLDTFLRARALQRLQALRTQVEDRVLLAALPGHCRELELLVAGLLLSNADTAVSVLGLGQPLEELTLICEKMQPQALVLFSNQPPSDDLPKVLSRLALALACPLVMAGDGADLAEESLRGSPIACLGNEGRLMQRRLQQFLAGHLDT, translated from the coding sequence ATGTCCGATCTCGTTGGTGCGTCGTCTCTCGTTTCGAGTGCCCTCAAGCAGGAGGAGCTCTTTCCCATACGCGAAGTGGCGCGCCTTACGGGCGTCAACCCGGTGACCCTGCGGGCCTGGGAGCGGCGCTATGGTCTGATTCAGCCAACCCGCACTGACAGCGGTCATCGTCTTTATTCCCAGGCTGAAATTGAAGCCGTGCGCAATATTCTGGCGTGGATTGAGCGCGGTGTGGCGGTCAGTAAAGTTGGCAAGATTTTGGCCAAAAGCGCTCCTATCAAGGCTGCCAGTTCGCCGATCTATGAAGAAGTCAGCGCCGGCGAGTGGGGGGAGTGGCAGACCCAGTTGCGCCGAGCCATCAGTGCCTTCGATGAGCTGCGCCTGGATCGTCTGTACGGGCAGATTTTTTCCAGTTACCCGCTGCCAGTGGTGTTTCAGGACATCCTGATGCCGCTCTGGCAGGAGTTGCTGTTACGTCAGGATGAATACGGTCAGGCCAGCGAATGGCTGTTTCTCGACACATTTCTTCGGGCACGTGCACTGCAACGTTTGCAGGCACTGCGTACCCAGGTTGAAGATCGCGTATTGCTCGCGGCCTTGCCCGGACACTGTCGTGAACTGGAGTTACTGGTCGCCGGCTTGCTGCTGAGTAATGCTGATACGGCCGTCAGCGTGCTGGGTCTTGGTCAGCCGCTGGAGGAGCTGACCCTGATCTGCGAGAAAATGCAGCCCCAGGCCTTGGTGCTGTTCTCCAATCAACCGCCCAGCGATGACTTGCCCAAAGTATTGTCACGTCTGGCGCTGGCGCTGGCTTGTCCACTGGTGATGGCGGGTGACGGCGCCGATCTGGCCGAGGAAAGCCTGAGGGGTTCCCCGATTGCATGTCTGGGCAATGAAGGTCGTCTGATGCAGCGGCGCCTGCAGCAATTCCTGGCGGGTCACCTGGATACCTGA
- a CDS encoding DUF1569 domain-containing protein, whose amino-acid sequence MQRRTVLKGAALGGVAALGAGFWALPSGEAPAALSLEGAQQVLAGLVDKPLSSVKGWSPAEVFNHCAQSIEYSISGYPELKPGWFRSSVGPLAFSVFAARGAMRHPLNEAIPGATALNSPATLAQALQRLQQAFSDFAAYQGELQPHFAYGALSHADYAQAHVLHLYNHMSLIRIATA is encoded by the coding sequence ATGCAACGACGCACAGTTCTGAAAGGTGCCGCCCTCGGCGGTGTGGCGGCTCTGGGCGCAGGCTTTTGGGCATTACCCAGTGGCGAGGCACCCGCTGCCCTGAGCCTGGAAGGCGCGCAGCAGGTGTTGGCCGGGCTGGTTGATAAACCGCTGTCGAGCGTAAAAGGCTGGAGCCCGGCTGAGGTGTTCAACCATTGTGCGCAGAGCATCGAGTACTCCATCAGCGGTTATCCCGAGCTCAAGCCCGGTTGGTTCCGCAGCAGCGTCGGCCCGCTGGCCTTTAGCGTGTTTGCTGCGCGCGGAGCGATGCGCCATCCGCTGAATGAGGCCATCCCCGGTGCCACAGCGCTCAATTCGCCGGCCACATTGGCCCAGGCGCTGCAGCGTTTACAGCAAGCCTTCAGCGATTTCGCCGCATACCAAGGCGAACTGCAACCGCATTTCGCCTATGGCGCGCTCAGCCATGCCGACTACGCGCAAGCGCATGTGCTGCACCTGTACAACCACATGAGTCTGATCCGTATCGCCACTGCCTGA
- a CDS encoding PAS domain-containing protein gives MINAKLLQLVINASNDGIVVAEQEGDDNILIYANPAFEKLTGYASEDILYQDCRFLQAGDRDQAGLDAIREAVKAHRPCRQIIRNYRKDGSVFWNELSITPVVNEADQLTYYIGIQKNVTEQVEAQERVKQLEAEMAVLKAELARLQATTGSN, from the coding sequence ATGATCAACGCCAAACTGCTGCAACTGGTGATCAACGCCTCCAACGACGGCATCGTGGTGGCCGAACAGGAAGGTGATGACAACATCCTGATCTATGCCAACCCCGCCTTCGAAAAGCTCACCGGCTACGCCAGCGAAGACATTCTCTATCAGGATTGCCGTTTCCTGCAGGCCGGCGACCGCGATCAGGCCGGACTGGATGCCATCCGTGAGGCGGTCAAAGCCCACCGCCCCTGCCGGCAGATCATCCGCAACTACCGCAAGGACGGCAGCGTGTTCTGGAACGAGCTGTCGATCACCCCGGTGGTCAATGAGGCTGATCAGCTGACCTACTACATCGGCATCCAGAAGAACGTCACCGAGCAGGTCGAAGCGCAGGAGCGGGTCAAGCAACTGGAGGCTGAGATGGCCGTCCTCAAGGCCGAACTGGCACGCCTGCAGGCGACGACCGGCAGTAACTAA
- a CDS encoding class II aldolase/adducin family protein, which produces MTVAHALPVVSLKDQVSAAEWQTRVDLAACYRLIALYGWDDLIFTHISAKIPGSEDFLINPYGLMFHEITASSLVKIDLAGNKLMDSPFDINPAGYTIHSAVHEVRHDVGCVLHIHTPQGIAVSAQKQGLLPLSQQSLFVLASLAYHGYEGVALNHDEKSRLQADLGDKNFMILPNHGLLTAFGSIADAFLGMFTLQRACEIQVMAQSGGAELIHIPQQVLDGARAMIAGVMKSPQGMGGALPWPALLRKLDQQMPGYAA; this is translated from the coding sequence ATGACCGTTGCCCACGCACTGCCTGTTGTCAGCCTCAAGGATCAGGTTTCCGCAGCCGAGTGGCAGACCCGCGTAGACCTGGCCGCCTGCTACCGGCTGATTGCCCTGTATGGCTGGGATGATCTGATCTTCACCCACATCTCGGCGAAGATTCCTGGCAGCGAAGATTTCCTGATCAACCCCTACGGGTTGATGTTCCATGAGATCACTGCCTCCAGCCTGGTGAAGATCGACCTGGCCGGCAACAAGCTGATGGACAGCCCGTTCGACATCAACCCCGCCGGCTACACCATCCACAGCGCCGTGCACGAGGTGCGCCACGATGTTGGTTGCGTGCTGCATATCCACACCCCGCAGGGGATTGCCGTTTCGGCGCAGAAGCAGGGTTTGCTGCCACTGTCGCAGCAGTCGCTGTTCGTTCTCGCCAGCCTGGCCTATCACGGCTATGAAGGTGTGGCACTGAACCATGACGAGAAGTCGCGGCTGCAGGCGGACCTGGGCGATAAGAACTTTATGATCCTGCCCAACCATGGCTTGCTCACCGCTTTCGGCAGCATTGCCGATGCCTTCCTCGGCATGTTCACCCTGCAGCGCGCCTGTGAGATTCAGGTGATGGCGCAGAGTGGCGGGGCGGAGCTGATCCATATCCCGCAACAGGTCCTCGACGGTGCCCGGGCGATGATTGCCGGCGTGATGAAAAGTCCGCAGGGCATGGGCGGCGCTTTGCCGTGGCCGGCGCTGCTGCGCAAGCTGGATCAACAGATGCCAGGTTACGCCGCATGA
- a CDS encoding thiol-disulfide oxidoreductase DCC family protein — translation MNKQPVWPLTLYYDGDCPLCAREIHMLRQHACVERLCLVDISLADFHPETIGQTRSALQNRLHARFADGHWVTGLDATLWSWRAAGLGRWATPLTWPALRPLLELAYRLFCQLRPHLGWLPHPDGSQRCRKQQCDSTSTR, via the coding sequence ATGAACAAGCAACCGGTGTGGCCACTGACCCTTTACTACGACGGCGACTGTCCGCTCTGCGCACGTGAAATCCACATGCTGCGCCAACACGCCTGCGTAGAGCGCCTTTGCCTGGTCGACATCAGCCTGGCCGATTTCCACCCCGAAACCATCGGGCAAACTCGATCAGCCCTGCAAAACCGTCTGCACGCACGCTTCGCCGACGGCCACTGGGTCACAGGTCTGGATGCCACGCTATGGAGTTGGCGCGCCGCCGGCCTTGGCCGCTGGGCCACGCCCCTGACCTGGCCAGCATTACGCCCCCTTCTGGAACTGGCCTATCGACTGTTCTGCCAACTGCGCCCCCACCTCGGCTGGCTGCCACACCCCGACGGCAGCCAACGCTGCCGTAAGCAACAGTGCGACAGCACATCCACGCGCTGA
- a CDS encoding sigma-54-dependent transcriptional regulator, producing MRIHVTFIDRVGITQEVLALLGGRNLNLDAVEMVPPNVYIDAPTLSPEVLDELREALFKVRGVQAVTIVDILPGQRRHLQLDALLAAMTDPVLAVDSQGRVLLANPALIELCGQQPEGLGISELFADNPLEVELLDQGFRLPMREVTLKGQALLLDAQPITEGVDGSARHLAGGLLSLYAPSRMGERLAALHHDHAEGFDSLLGDSAPIRNLKTRAQRVATLDAPLLIQGETGTGKELVARACHAISMRRTAPFLALNCAALPENLAESELFGYAPGAFTGAQRGGKPGLLELANQGTVFLDEIGEMSPYLQAKLLRFLSDGTFRRVGGEREVKVNVRILSATHRDLEKMVGEGAFREDLFYRLNVLKLEVPPLRERGQDILLLARHFMQQACAQIQRLPCRLTPDTYPALLGNRWPGNVRQLQNVIFRAAAICESNLVQIDDLDIAGTAVAAQQAEGEVSSLEAAVAEFEKNLLEKLYPSHPSTRQLATRLHTSHSAIAMRLRKYGIPGKP from the coding sequence ATGCGTATTCACGTCACCTTTATCGACCGCGTTGGCATCACCCAGGAAGTGCTGGCCCTGCTCGGCGGGCGCAACCTCAACCTGGATGCGGTGGAGATGGTGCCGCCCAACGTTTATATCGACGCCCCAACCTTAAGCCCCGAGGTGCTTGATGAACTGCGCGAGGCGTTGTTCAAGGTACGTGGCGTGCAGGCCGTGACCATTGTCGACATCCTCCCCGGCCAGCGCCGTCACCTGCAGCTCGATGCCCTGCTCGCGGCCATGACCGACCCGGTGCTGGCGGTCGACAGCCAGGGCCGTGTGCTGCTGGCCAACCCGGCGCTGATTGAGCTGTGCGGCCAACAGCCCGAGGGGCTGGGCATCAGTGAGCTGTTCGCTGACAACCCGCTGGAAGTGGAACTGCTCGACCAGGGCTTCCGTCTGCCGATGCGTGAAGTCACCCTCAAAGGCCAAGCGTTGCTGCTGGATGCGCAACCAATCACCGAAGGTGTCGACGGCAGCGCGCGGCACCTGGCCGGCGGCCTGCTCAGCCTGTACGCGCCGAGCCGCATGGGCGAACGCCTGGCGGCGCTGCACCATGATCACGCCGAGGGTTTCGACTCGCTGTTGGGTGACTCCGCACCGATTCGCAACCTGAAAACCCGCGCCCAGCGCGTCGCTACCCTCGATGCACCGCTACTGATTCAGGGCGAAACCGGCACCGGCAAGGAGCTGGTAGCGCGCGCCTGTCACGCTATCAGCATGCGGCGCACCGCGCCGTTTCTGGCGCTGAACTGCGCGGCATTGCCGGAGAACCTCGCCGAAAGCGAGCTGTTCGGCTACGCCCCCGGTGCCTTTACCGGCGCCCAGCGCGGCGGCAAGCCAGGGCTGCTGGAGCTGGCCAACCAGGGCACGGTGTTCCTCGATGAAATCGGCGAAATGTCGCCCTATTTGCAGGCCAAGCTGCTGCGCTTTTTAAGCGATGGCACCTTCCGCCGGGTCGGCGGCGAGCGTGAGGTCAAGGTCAATGTGCGCATCCTCAGCGCCACCCACCGCGATCTGGAAAAAATGGTCGGCGAAGGCGCGTTCCGTGAGGATCTGTTCTACCGCCTTAACGTACTCAAGCTGGAAGTGCCCCCCCTGCGCGAGCGCGGCCAGGACATCCTGTTGCTGGCGCGGCACTTTATGCAGCAGGCCTGCGCACAGATCCAGCGCCTGCCCTGCCGCCTGACGCCGGACACCTACCCGGCGCTTCTAGGTAATCGCTGGCCGGGCAATGTGCGCCAGCTGCAGAACGTGATCTTCCGCGCGGCGGCGATCTGCGAAAGCAATCTGGTGCAGATCGATGATCTGGATATCGCCGGTACCGCCGTGGCCGCGCAACAGGCCGAGGGCGAAGTCAGCAGCCTGGAAGCGGCAGTGGCCGAGTTTGAAAAGAATCTGCTGGAAAAGCTCTACCCCAGCCACCCCTCCACCCGGCAACTGGCAACCCGCCTGCACACCTCGCACAGCGCGATTGCCATGCGCCTGCGCAAATACGGGATTCCAGGCAAGCCGTAA
- a CDS encoding cupin domain-containing protein, translating into MHPRAQELITALQLQAHPEGGYYRRLYESSAQLDGGRLCATAIIFLLPAGAVSRWHRVDADELWHFYEGAPLELLLAAQPDAVRCARLGPVAIGQLPQRLVPAHAWQAARSTGAFTLVGCTVTPGFDFTGFQLLSDDPQARRDWPLLAQLHPELV; encoded by the coding sequence ATGCACCCGCGCGCGCAGGAACTGATCACGGCGCTGCAGCTGCAGGCGCATCCGGAGGGTGGTTATTACCGCCGCCTGTACGAGTCGTCTGCGCAGCTGGACGGCGGCCGTCTGTGCGCCACGGCGATTATCTTTCTGTTGCCCGCCGGCGCGGTTAGCCGCTGGCACCGGGTGGATGCCGACGAGCTCTGGCATTTCTATGAAGGTGCGCCGCTGGAGCTGCTGCTGGCCGCGCAGCCCGATGCCGTGCGGTGCGCGCGCCTGGGGCCGGTGGCCATTGGCCAATTGCCGCAGCGCCTGGTGCCGGCGCATGCCTGGCAGGCGGCGCGCAGCACCGGGGCGTTTACCCTGGTGGGCTGCACGGTGACGCCGGGTTTCGACTTTACCGGCTTTCAGCTGCTCAGCGATGACCCACAGGCCCGGCGCGACTGGCCCCTGCTCGCGCAGCTGCATCCCGAACTGGTTTGA
- a CDS encoding alpha/beta fold hydrolase, with protein MSALPGIALEAWRAQGRDFSFNGQPIRYWMAGDPAAEPLLLIHGFPTASWDWHYLWAPLAARYRLIACDMLGFGDSAKPRGHAYSLLEQADLQQALLVHLGIGQPVHVLAHDYGDSVAQELLARHQDGRIALASCVFLNGGLFPETHHPVLVQKLLLSPIGPLIGRLFSRQKLAQSFAKVFGPQTQPSARELDDFWSLIAAHNGPAVMHRLIRYMPERRVNRDRWLAAMQATVVPMRVIDGAVDPISGAHMVARYRELIAKPDTVLLEQIGHYPQTEAPDQVLAHYLQFRERLEAKRCNDAQF; from the coding sequence ATGAGTGCGCTGCCTGGTATCGCCCTTGAAGCCTGGCGCGCTCAGGGGCGTGACTTCAGCTTTAACGGTCAGCCTATTCGCTACTGGATGGCGGGCGACCCCGCTGCCGAGCCGTTGCTGCTGATCCATGGCTTTCCCACCGCCAGTTGGGACTGGCATTACCTGTGGGCGCCGCTGGCCGCGCGTTACCGGCTGATTGCTTGCGACATGCTCGGCTTTGGCGACTCGGCCAAACCCCGTGGACATGCCTACAGCCTGCTGGAACAGGCTGATCTGCAACAGGCGCTGCTGGTGCATCTGGGGATTGGTCAGCCAGTGCATGTGCTGGCCCACGACTACGGCGACAGTGTGGCGCAAGAACTGCTGGCACGGCATCAGGATGGGCGTATCGCGCTGGCCAGCTGTGTGTTTCTCAATGGCGGGCTGTTTCCGGAAACTCATCATCCGGTGCTGGTGCAGAAGCTGCTGCTCAGCCCCATCGGCCCGCTGATCGGCCGGCTGTTCAGTCGTCAGAAACTGGCGCAGAGTTTTGCCAAGGTATTCGGCCCGCAGACCCAGCCAAGCGCCCGCGAGCTGGATGATTTCTGGAGCCTGATTGCCGCCCATAATGGTCCTGCGGTGATGCACCGCTTGATCCGCTACATGCCCGAGCGCCGCGTCAACCGTGATCGTTGGCTAGCCGCGATGCAGGCCACGGTGGTGCCGATGCGGGTGATCGATGGCGCAGTCGACCCGATTTCCGGGGCGCATATGGTGGCGCGTTACCGTGAGCTGATTGCCAAGCCGGACACTGTGCTGCTGGAGCAGATCGGCCATTACCCGCAGACCGAAGCACCGGATCAGGTGCTGGCGCATTACCTGCAATTCCGTGAACGGCTGGAGGCCAAACGATGCAACGACGCACAGTTCTGA
- a CDS encoding acyl-CoA dehydrogenase C-terminal domain-containing protein, translating into MTQYRAPLRDMRFVFDEVLDAYATLQSLPSQREFGNDLGGAILEEAAKLAENVLAPLNGSGDKQGCAYDPQSKSVKTPEGFRAAYQQFAEGGWTALACTPEFGGQGLPHVLNMMVEEMVCSANLSLGMYPGLTHGAINALTAHGARDLQERYLPKLISGEWTGTMCLTEPQCGTDLGLIRTRAVPQADGSYAISGTKIWITGGEHDLADNILHLVLAKLPDAPDSVKGISLFLVPKFLADGSRNPAFCGGLEHKMGIKGSATCVMNFEGAQGWLIGEPNKGLKCMFTMMNSARLMVGMQGLGIAETAYQVSLGFAKERLQSRSLSGPKAADKPADPIIVHPDVRRMLLRQKVMIEGCRALAYFTGLHEDVGHDHEDPAVRQQADDLVQLLTPVVKAFLTDEGFNCANEGLQVLGGSGFTEDWGIEQLVRDSRITRIYEGTNGIQALDLVGRKLGLGGGRAVRNYFALIEGWLKANAEAEHVSAVGAALKQLQQATLWIASEGMKDPEQAGAAATPYLRLFALTSLAWMWARMAAVAKARLAAGSTETLFYGAKLKSADFFMARILTETDSLLAEVKAGKATLMAFSDEEFAA; encoded by the coding sequence ATGACCCAATACCGCGCACCCCTTCGTGACATGCGTTTCGTTTTTGACGAGGTGCTCGACGCTTATGCCACCTTGCAGTCGCTGCCTAGTCAGCGCGAGTTCGGAAACGACCTCGGTGGCGCCATTCTGGAAGAAGCCGCCAAATTGGCGGAGAACGTGCTGGCCCCATTGAATGGCTCAGGTGACAAGCAAGGCTGCGCATATGATCCGCAGAGTAAATCAGTAAAAACCCCAGAGGGTTTTCGGGCGGCCTATCAGCAGTTTGCCGAAGGTGGCTGGACCGCGCTGGCGTGTACCCCGGAGTTTGGCGGCCAGGGCTTGCCCCACGTGCTGAACATGATGGTTGAAGAGATGGTCTGCTCGGCCAATCTCTCGCTGGGCATGTACCCAGGGCTGACCCACGGTGCGATCAATGCGCTGACCGCTCACGGCGCGCGCGACCTGCAGGAGCGCTATCTGCCGAAACTGATCAGTGGCGAGTGGACCGGCACCATGTGCCTGACAGAGCCGCAGTGCGGCACCGATCTGGGCTTGATTCGTACCCGTGCTGTACCGCAGGCGGACGGCAGCTATGCCATCAGCGGCACCAAAATCTGGATTACTGGCGGTGAACATGATCTGGCCGACAACATCTTGCACTTGGTACTGGCCAAACTGCCTGATGCACCGGACAGCGTGAAAGGTATTTCGCTGTTTCTGGTGCCCAAGTTCCTTGCAGACGGCAGCCGTAATCCGGCGTTCTGTGGTGGCCTGGAACATAAGATGGGCATCAAGGGTTCGGCCACGTGTGTGATGAACTTCGAGGGCGCTCAAGGCTGGTTGATCGGCGAGCCGAACAAGGGGCTCAAATGCATGTTCACCATGATGAACTCGGCGCGTCTGATGGTTGGCATGCAGGGCCTCGGCATTGCTGAAACTGCCTATCAGGTCAGTCTCGGTTTCGCCAAGGAACGCTTGCAGAGTCGCTCACTGTCTGGCCCGAAAGCGGCGGACAAACCCGCCGATCCGATCATCGTGCACCCCGATGTGCGGCGCATGCTGCTGCGCCAGAAAGTGATGATCGAAGGTTGTCGCGCGCTGGCTTATTTCACCGGCTTGCATGAAGACGTTGGCCATGATCACGAAGACCCTGCGGTACGCCAGCAGGCGGATGATCTGGTGCAGTTGCTGACGCCGGTGGTCAAGGCCTTCCTGACTGACGAAGGCTTCAACTGCGCCAACGAAGGCCTGCAGGTGCTGGGTGGTTCCGGCTTCACTGAAGACTGGGGCATTGAGCAACTGGTGCGCGATTCACGGATTACCCGCATCTATGAAGGCACCAATGGTATTCAGGCGCTTGACCTGGTTGGCCGCAAGCTGGGGCTAGGGGGCGGCCGTGCCGTGCGTAATTACTTTGCCCTGATTGAAGGCTGGCTCAAGGCCAATGCCGAGGCAGAGCATGTGTCTGCCGTGGGTGCAGCGCTTAAACAATTGCAACAAGCCACGCTGTGGATTGCCAGCGAAGGCATGAAAGACCCCGAGCAGGCCGGTGCAGCGGCCACGCCTTATCTGCGTCTGTTTGCCCTGACCAGCCTGGCCTGGATGTGGGCGCGCATGGCTGCGGTGGCCAAGGCCAGGTTGGCGGCCGGCAGCACTGAAACCCTGTTCTACGGCGCCAAGCTTAAATCCGCTGACTTCTTTATGGCCCGCATCCTGACTGAAACCGACAGCCTGTTGGCTGAGGTCAAGGCCGGCAAAGCCACCCTGATGGCCTTCAGTGATGAGGAGTTTGCTGCCTGA
- a CDS encoding SDR family oxidoreductase yields MSDAIRFQDQVVIVTGAGGGLGRAHALLFAKHGAKVVVNDLGGSTHGEGANASAADKVVEEIRAAGGTAVANHDSVTDGEKIVQCALDTFGRIDVVVNNAGILRDKTFHKMEDADWDLVYKVHVEGAYKVTRAAWPHMREQGSGRVIFTASTSGIYGNFGQSNYGMAKLGLYGLTRTLALEGRKNNILVNAIAPTGGTRMTEGLIPPQVFEQLKPELVSPLVVYLASNACEETSGLFEVGGGWMGKVRWERSLGAGFDPREGYSPEDVAANFAQICDFEGAAHPKDNIEAMKEMMANLQKFAL; encoded by the coding sequence ATGAGCGACGCCATCCGTTTTCAAGATCAGGTTGTAATCGTCACCGGGGCCGGCGGCGGCCTGGGCCGTGCTCACGCGCTGCTGTTCGCCAAGCACGGTGCCAAGGTGGTGGTGAATGACTTGGGCGGCAGCACCCACGGTGAAGGCGCCAATGCCTCGGCGGCGGATAAGGTGGTTGAGGAAATCCGCGCAGCGGGCGGCACCGCTGTGGCCAACCACGACTCGGTGACCGACGGCGAGAAGATCGTGCAATGCGCCCTGGATACCTTCGGTCGCATCGATGTGGTGGTCAACAACGCCGGCATCCTGCGTGACAAGACTTTCCACAAGATGGAAGACGCCGACTGGGACCTGGTTTACAAAGTGCACGTCGAGGGGGCCTACAAGGTCACCCGCGCCGCCTGGCCGCACATGCGGGAGCAGGGTTCTGGCCGGGTGATTTTCACCGCGTCCACCTCGGGCATCTACGGCAACTTTGGCCAGTCCAACTACGGCATGGCCAAGCTCGGCCTGTACGGCCTGACCCGCACCCTGGCCCTCGAAGGGCGCAAGAACAACATCCTGGTCAACGCCATCGCGCCTACCGGCGGTACGCGCATGACTGAAGGCCTGATTCCGCCGCAGGTGTTTGAGCAGCTCAAGCCTGAACTGGTCAGCCCGCTGGTGGTGTACCTGGCGAGCAATGCCTGCGAAGAAACCTCCGGCCTGTTCGAAGTGGGTGGCGGCTGGATGGGCAAAGTGCGTTGGGAACGCAGCCTGGGTGCCGGCTTCGACCCGCGCGAAGGCTATAGCCCGGAAGATGTGGCGGCCAATTTCGCGCAGATCTGCGACTTCGAAGGCGCCGCCCATCCGAAGGACAATATCGAAGCGATGAAAGAGATGATGGCCAACCTGCAGAAGTTCGCCCTCTGA
- a CDS encoding crotonase/enoyl-CoA hydratase family protein, producing the protein MCVIIEKNGPVTILIINRAEVRNAVDRPTAEALAAALRAFEADEQARVAVLAGVGGTFCAGADLGAVAAGAERANRLETEGDGPMGPSRMQLSKPLIAAIEGHAVAGGLELALFADLRVMADNAVLGVFCRRFGVPLIDGGTVRLPRIIGQGRALDLILTGRPVLAEEALSMGLVNRVVAAGSALAAAQQLALEIAGFPQRCMLADRASAYAQWNLPFAQAMANEFAGGMAVIASGETQAGAQRFKDGSGRHGTF; encoded by the coding sequence ATGTGCGTCATCATCGAAAAGAACGGCCCGGTCACCATCTTGATCATCAACCGCGCCGAGGTGCGCAATGCAGTCGACCGGCCGACGGCTGAGGCACTGGCCGCGGCATTGCGGGCTTTTGAAGCGGATGAACAGGCGCGGGTGGCGGTGTTGGCTGGCGTGGGCGGCACCTTCTGCGCTGGGGCTGATCTGGGTGCGGTGGCCGCAGGCGCTGAGCGTGCCAATCGCCTGGAAACCGAGGGCGACGGGCCGATGGGACCGAGTCGCATGCAGCTGAGCAAACCGCTGATCGCCGCCATCGAAGGTCACGCGGTGGCCGGCGGCCTGGAGTTGGCGCTGTTTGCCGACCTGCGGGTGATGGCCGATAACGCGGTGCTCGGGGTGTTTTGCCGGCGCTTTGGCGTGCCGCTGATCGATGGCGGCACCGTGCGGTTGCCACGGATTATCGGCCAGGGCCGCGCGCTGGATCTGATCCTTACCGGTCGCCCGGTGTTGGCTGAAGAGGCGCTGAGCATGGGCCTGGTCAACCGGGTGGTGGCAGCCGGTAGCGCGTTGGCTGCCGCGCAGCAACTGGCGCTGGAGATTGCCGGCTTCCCGCAGCGCTGCATGCTCGCTGACCGCGCCAGTGCCTATGCGCAATGGAACCTGCCGTTCGCTCAGGCCATGGCCAACGAGTTTGCGGGCGGCATGGCGGTGATTGCCAGCGGTGAAACCCAGGCCGGTGCGCAGCGCTTCAAGGATGGCAGTGGTCGGCACGGCACCTTCTGA